In Bosea sp. (in: a-proteobacteria), one DNA window encodes the following:
- a CDS encoding PHB depolymerase family esterase, whose product MNPRFHAAIGEAMNRLRTSDVTGATAAIQHALAGRGSMPSAAADSGTQSGDSPEAPPARALRAILQKLRQEQASFIHAPSHGDTVTEDERDRENFRARRFQSAVGSLAYKLYVPSDHADRNLALVVMLHGCTQNPNDFAHGTRMNVLADEFGLIVAYPLQPKSANAQGCWNWFDPRHQRRGAGEPALLAGLAQELASEFKIDRKRVFVAGLSAGGAMADVLASTYPEVFSAAGIHSGLPHGAACDVMSAFAAMKGNAKATAQGRSPIRKIIFHGTADATVHPSNGKAVFDLAGSAQGKPAEFQTDAVINGKRVTRSLIGHGDAPALAEHWLIHGGTHAWSGGDRSGSYTDATGPDASREMIRFFLEA is encoded by the coding sequence ATGAACCCGCGTTTTCACGCCGCCATCGGCGAAGCCATGAACCGCCTGCGAACATCCGACGTAACGGGCGCAACGGCGGCGATACAGCACGCTCTCGCCGGACGCGGGTCTATGCCCTCAGCTGCCGCGGATAGCGGCACACAAAGCGGTGACAGCCCCGAAGCACCGCCGGCGCGCGCTCTGCGGGCGATCCTGCAAAAGCTACGACAGGAGCAGGCGAGCTTCATCCACGCGCCGAGCCATGGCGACACGGTTACGGAAGATGAGCGGGACCGTGAAAACTTCCGTGCGCGCAGATTCCAATCGGCGGTCGGCTCGCTGGCCTACAAGCTCTACGTGCCGTCCGATCACGCTGATCGCAACCTTGCGCTGGTGGTGATGCTTCACGGCTGCACACAAAACCCGAATGACTTCGCGCATGGGACCCGGATGAATGTCTTAGCCGATGAGTTCGGCCTGATCGTCGCCTATCCCCTGCAGCCAAAATCGGCCAACGCGCAGGGTTGCTGGAACTGGTTCGATCCTCGTCATCAGCGGCGTGGCGCCGGTGAGCCGGCCCTTCTGGCAGGACTTGCCCAGGAACTGGCTTCGGAATTCAAGATCGACCGAAAGCGGGTTTTCGTGGCCGGCCTGTCGGCGGGCGGAGCCATGGCCGACGTCCTGGCGTCGACCTATCCCGAGGTCTTTTCCGCAGCTGGCATTCATTCCGGCCTGCCTCACGGCGCGGCTTGCGACGTCATGTCCGCATTCGCTGCAATGAAGGGAAATGCGAAAGCAACGGCACAAGGCCGTTCGCCCATCAGGAAGATCATTTTCCACGGAACCGCCGATGCCACGGTTCATCCATCGAACGGCAAGGCTGTTTTCGATCTAGCGGGTTCCGCGCAGGGGAAGCCAGCAGAGTTTCAGACCGATGCGGTGATCAATGGCAAACGCGTAACCCGGTCGCTGATCGGGCATGGCGATGCTCCTGCACTCGCCGAGCACTGGCTGATCCATGGGGGCACCCATGCCTGGTCGGGAGGTGATCGCAGCGGAAGCTATACCGATGCCACGGGCCCTGATGCTTCTCGCGAGATGATCCGCTTTTTCCTCGAGGCCTGA